In one window of Armatimonadota bacterium DNA:
- a CDS encoding tetratricopeptide repeat protein, whose protein sequence is MRANGLIFGLLAVLCCSCGPNDAPGNLIRDNDQYVATLGQVADLTRGPFAAVHDGHPISDNERRDLTKAEKMIESLIAYKPDNYGPYILKGLTLRALDRPKEAERAYKQGLLYTPQTMKPEDKIAVSQIYDEIATLYFEQQNYAQAEEHADKAVSLSADNPSVLANAASVKIQLNKLDEARKLLTQAAKLDPNDARTKQLQRLIDPAAK, encoded by the coding sequence ATGAGGGCAAACGGGTTGATCTTCGGACTCTTGGCGGTCTTGTGCTGTTCGTGCGGCCCGAACGACGCCCCCGGAAACCTCATCCGGGACAATGACCAGTACGTCGCGACCCTCGGACAGGTCGCCGATTTGACGCGCGGCCCGTTCGCGGCGGTCCACGACGGTCATCCGATCAGTGACAACGAGCGGCGGGACCTGACCAAGGCCGAAAAGATGATCGAGTCCTTGATCGCGTACAAGCCGGACAATTACGGGCCCTACATCTTAAAAGGCCTGACCTTGCGTGCCCTCGATCGGCCGAAGGAAGCCGAACGGGCGTACAAACAGGGGCTTCTTTACACGCCCCAGACGATGAAGCCGGAAGACAAGATCGCCGTTTCGCAGATCTACGACGAGATCGCGACGCTCTACTTCGAACAGCAGAACTATGCTCAAGCCGAGGAACACGCGGACAAGGCCGTTTCCCTGAGCGCGGACAATCCGTCCGTCCTCGCCAACGCGGCCAGCGTCAAGATCCAATTGAACAAGCTCGATGAAGCGAGGAAGCTGCTCACGCAGGCCGCAAAACTGGATCCGAACGACGCGCGAACGAAGCAGCTCCAGCGCCTTATCGATCCCGCCGCGAAGTGA
- a CDS encoding leucine--tRNA ligase, with amino-acid sequence MTDRYEPQLFEAKWRQRWKDADLFRTREDESRPKFYGLDFFPYPSGAGLSVGHCRNYVPTDVLCRLRHMQGYNVLHPMGFDAFGLPAENEAIKTKSHPRPMIDRYAETYRRQMDLVGISYDWSRSFKSCDEDYYRWTQWIFGLLYKRGLAYRKNAEVNWCPKDKTALANEEVVGGLCERCGTPVERKAIPQWYFKITAYAQRLIDDLDDLDWPEGIKAMQRNWIGRSEGVQFRMEVVFEADSNLPEPAGTVKEALPDDEFAALKLEVATEAASADPRSTEKAEEILSRLGSIGEDLTFGPDVFSRANDMFASAKEKVQNAATPLGDDFEVVRARPFTFEVFTTRIDTVYGVTFCVLAPEHPLVAQIKGLVPADRRAAVEDYVEAVKSESEAVRTAEDREKTGVFTGAYAVNPVTGRRVPIWIADYVLMGYGTGAIMAVPAGDERDFEFAVKFGLPVVPIQRPTAAWFASQGRSDTEASFAVYLKDPKSFSGAFVSKDEPLIGAGACTGLSFQAATEKLGKWVEDQGLGKRKVQYRLRDWLISRQRYWGCPIPVCYDKDGDTMLIPEDQLPVELPDVESYEPTDDGSSPLSRIQDFVNCTTPEGRLGRRETDTMGGFACSSWYFLRFCDPFNADQAWDPKKVAYWMPVDTYVGGAEHAVMHLLYARFWTKVLFDEGLVPVKEPFQRLKNQGQVLGRTPYRKPKGDETLDVGEDGILISSAEAAAMPEEEVTWKWVRMSKSKGNVVTPDEAVEKYGADALRLFELFVAPFDADVEWNNEGMTGTARFLGRVFKFVAEVGPEFRPDWKQALKTLPDVGVSRDVRRSTHKALRKATEEIERFSFNTYVSTLMEHLNTLNDLRKKSTGSDTERAAFSEAAETLVLSIAPGAPHSADELWESLGKDGFTFAADWPAYDPALAKDDLVTIAVQVNGKLRDTVDMPAEASQTDVESAALASPKVAQHLEGKTVRKVVYVAGKLVNVVAT; translated from the coding sequence ATGACCGACCGGTACGAGCCCCAGCTTTTTGAAGCGAAATGGCGGCAGCGCTGGAAAGACGCCGACCTCTTCCGCACGCGCGAAGACGAAAGCCGTCCCAAGTTCTACGGGCTCGATTTCTTTCCGTATCCGAGCGGTGCAGGCCTGAGCGTCGGGCATTGCCGGAACTACGTCCCGACGGACGTCCTGTGCCGTTTGAGGCACATGCAGGGCTACAACGTCCTCCATCCGATGGGCTTCGACGCCTTCGGGCTTCCGGCCGAGAACGAGGCGATCAAGACGAAGAGCCATCCTCGTCCCATGATCGACCGGTATGCGGAGACGTACCGTCGGCAAATGGACTTGGTCGGCATCAGCTACGACTGGTCGCGTTCCTTCAAGTCGTGCGACGAGGACTATTACCGCTGGACGCAGTGGATCTTCGGCCTGCTTTACAAGAGGGGGCTCGCGTACCGGAAGAACGCCGAAGTCAACTGGTGCCCGAAAGACAAGACGGCCCTCGCCAACGAAGAGGTCGTCGGCGGACTCTGCGAACGGTGCGGCACGCCCGTCGAGCGCAAGGCCATCCCCCAGTGGTACTTCAAGATCACGGCCTATGCTCAGCGCTTGATCGACGACCTCGACGATCTGGACTGGCCCGAAGGCATCAAGGCGATGCAGCGGAACTGGATCGGCCGGAGCGAAGGCGTCCAGTTCAGGATGGAGGTCGTCTTCGAAGCCGACTCAAACTTGCCGGAACCGGCCGGAACGGTGAAAGAGGCCCTGCCGGACGACGAATTCGCGGCCCTCAAGCTCGAAGTCGCAACCGAAGCGGCGTCGGCCGATCCTCGGTCCACTGAAAAGGCCGAAGAGATCCTGTCCCGTCTTGGATCGATCGGAGAGGATCTGACCTTTGGTCCAGACGTCTTTTCCCGAGCCAACGATATGTTCGCATCGGCCAAGGAAAAGGTGCAGAACGCGGCGACGCCTCTCGGAGACGATTTTGAAGTCGTCCGCGCAAGGCCGTTCACGTTCGAAGTCTTCACCACACGCATCGATACGGTCTACGGAGTGACGTTCTGCGTCCTCGCTCCGGAGCACCCGTTGGTCGCCCAGATCAAGGGGCTTGTCCCTGCTGACCGTCGGGCCGCCGTCGAGGACTACGTAGAGGCGGTCAAGTCCGAGAGCGAAGCGGTCCGCACGGCCGAAGACCGGGAGAAGACAGGTGTCTTCACAGGCGCCTACGCGGTCAACCCCGTCACGGGGCGGCGCGTTCCGATTTGGATCGCCGACTACGTCCTCATGGGTTATGGGACCGGCGCCATCATGGCCGTTCCGGCCGGAGACGAGCGCGACTTCGAGTTCGCGGTCAAATTCGGGCTTCCCGTCGTGCCGATCCAACGACCGACGGCGGCGTGGTTCGCGTCACAGGGCCGCAGCGACACCGAAGCATCCTTCGCCGTTTACCTCAAAGATCCCAAATCGTTTTCCGGCGCGTTCGTTTCGAAGGACGAGCCTCTGATCGGCGCGGGTGCCTGTACGGGCCTGTCCTTCCAGGCCGCGACCGAAAAGTTGGGCAAGTGGGTCGAAGACCAAGGTCTCGGTAAGCGCAAGGTCCAGTACCGTCTCCGGGACTGGCTGATCAGCCGCCAGCGTTATTGGGGCTGTCCGATCCCGGTCTGTTACGACAAGGACGGCGACACGATGCTGATCCCTGAAGACCAGTTGCCCGTCGAACTGCCCGACGTCGAGAGTTACGAACCGACCGACGACGGCTCTTCCCCGCTGTCCCGCATCCAAGACTTCGTCAACTGCACGACGCCGGAAGGACGCTTGGGGAGGCGCGAAACCGACACGATGGGCGGCTTCGCCTGCTCTTCTTGGTACTTCCTCAGGTTCTGCGACCCCTTCAACGCCGACCAAGCTTGGGACCCGAAGAAGGTCGCTTATTGGATGCCCGTCGACACCTACGTCGGTGGCGCGGAACACGCCGTCATGCACCTTCTTTATGCGCGGTTCTGGACGAAAGTGCTCTTTGACGAAGGGCTCGTGCCGGTCAAGGAACCGTTCCAGCGGTTGAAGAACCAAGGACAGGTCCTCGGCCGCACGCCTTACCGGAAGCCAAAAGGGGACGAGACGTTGGACGTCGGAGAAGACGGGATCCTGATCAGTTCCGCCGAAGCCGCGGCAATGCCCGAGGAGGAGGTCACGTGGAAATGGGTCCGGATGAGCAAGTCGAAGGGCAACGTCGTCACGCCTGACGAAGCGGTCGAGAAATACGGGGCTGACGCCTTGAGGTTGTTCGAGCTTTTCGTCGCTCCTTTCGACGCGGACGTCGAATGGAACAACGAAGGAATGACAGGGACGGCCCGTTTCTTGGGCAGGGTCTTCAAGTTCGTGGCCGAAGTCGGTCCAGAGTTCAGACCCGATTGGAAACAGGCCCTCAAAACGCTTCCGGACGTTGGCGTCAGCCGCGACGTCCGAAGGTCGACCCACAAGGCCCTCCGCAAGGCGACCGAAGAGATCGAGAGGTTCTCCTTCAACACGTACGTGTCGACGCTCATGGAGCACTTGAACACGTTGAACGATCTCCGTAAGAAGTCCACAGGGTCGGACACGGAACGTGCCGCCTTCAGCGAGGCGGCCGAGACGCTGGTACTGTCGATCGCACCGGGTGCGCCGCATTCCGCGGACGAATTGTGGGAGTCGCTCGGCAAGGACGGCTTCACGTTCGCGGCCGATTGGCCGGCATACGATCCCGCGCTGGCCAAGGACGACCTCGTCACGATCGCGGTCCAGGTCAACGGAAAGCTCCGGGATACGGTGGACATGCCGGCCGAGGCGTCTCAGACCGATGTGGAGTCTGCCGCGCTGGCATCGCCGAAAGTCGCGCAGCACCTCGAGGGCAAGACCGTCAGAAAAGTCGTCTATGTCGCCGGAAAACTGGTCAACGTCGTCGCGACCTAG
- a CDS encoding glycosyltransferase family 4 protein, giving the protein MEDLAGEPSKPGGRLKVLQVCSARRATYGAVASMMTLATELRSRGQDVAFVTFKGRHLGSHVRSEGFEDHQVKVRFKVDPFAIASIARIVRRTRADVVHSHLSTSSINGSFAARLANVPGVATVHGLSGKLSFLPAEHLIAVSAEVRRHMIQQGVNESKISIVPNGIVLSQATPPDRTAARLALGLPLDAPVVGTTARLTPLKGVDHALYAFAKIVQDLPNARYVVFGSGPQSAGLQELVETLGISANVQFVGYREDVPALLPALDVFLFPSLREAMGIAIVEAMAAGLPSVATRIGGIPEVLTPETGRLVAPSDPVAMAEATLDYLRDPVLRKTVGSAAAERARTEFTAQRMASRTLDVYRAVLDRKSRS; this is encoded by the coding sequence TTGGAAGATCTGGCGGGCGAGCCGTCGAAGCCCGGCGGTCGGTTAAAGGTCCTTCAAGTCTGCTCGGCCAGACGCGCCACCTACGGCGCGGTCGCAAGCATGATGACTTTGGCGACGGAGCTCCGTTCCCGAGGTCAGGACGTCGCTTTCGTCACGTTCAAAGGTCGCCATCTCGGCAGCCACGTCCGCTCCGAAGGTTTCGAGGACCACCAGGTCAAGGTCCGGTTCAAAGTCGACCCGTTCGCGATCGCTTCGATCGCGCGCATCGTCCGGAGGACTCGCGCCGACGTCGTCCACAGCCACCTCTCGACGTCGTCGATCAACGGTTCCTTTGCCGCGCGCCTGGCCAACGTCCCCGGAGTCGCGACGGTCCACGGACTCAGCGGCAAGCTGTCCTTCCTCCCCGCCGAGCACCTGATCGCGGTCTCCGCCGAAGTCCGGCGGCACATGATCCAGCAAGGCGTCAACGAGTCGAAGATCTCGATCGTGCCGAACGGGATCGTCTTGTCCCAGGCGACACCGCCCGACCGAACGGCGGCCCGCCTCGCGCTTGGCTTACCGCTCGATGCGCCCGTCGTCGGTACGACCGCCCGACTGACGCCCCTGAAAGGCGTTGACCACGCCCTGTACGCCTTCGCCAAGATCGTGCAAGACCTACCGAACGCGCGGTACGTCGTTTTCGGGAGCGGACCCCAGTCGGCCGGGCTCCAAGAACTCGTGGAGACCCTTGGGATCAGCGCGAACGTCCAGTTCGTCGGATACCGTGAAGACGTCCCTGCCCTTCTTCCGGCCTTAGACGTCTTTCTCTTCCCTTCGCTCCGCGAAGCGATGGGCATCGCGATCGTGGAAGCCATGGCGGCGGGGCTGCCCTCGGTCGCGACGCGCATCGGAGGCATTCCAGAGGTCTTGACTCCAGAAACGGGGCGCCTGGTCGCTCCTTCGGACCCTGTCGCGATGGCCGAGGCCACCTTGGACTACCTGCGCGATCCTGTCCTTCGGAAGACGGTCGGCTCTGCCGCCGCCGAACGGGCGCGCACCGAGTTCACGGCTCAAAGGATGGCTTCCAGGACGCTCGACGTCTACCGCGCCGTCCTCGACCGGAAGAGCCGGTCTTAG
- a CDS encoding polysaccharide deacetylase family protein, giving the protein MGVPILMYHRIAARPAKTTVPHHYVHPERFGRHVKGLARTGYATVSLSRLTEAFATGSGLPPKPIVLTFDDGYANFGTEAAPRMAAHGASGTVFVVSGLIGGQNKWDSDRGDAVERLLTAEQIVELDKAGFEVGSHTVVHARLTDCDDDRLRDELVRSREDLSTLLNKDVTQFCYPYGAHDGRVRAAVRDAGYAAACSVEKGCNDPETDRYRWKRINVRSDTTTPILFWKIWRASRRSPAVG; this is encoded by the coding sequence ATGGGCGTCCCGATCCTGATGTACCACCGGATCGCGGCAAGGCCCGCGAAAACGACGGTGCCTCACCACTACGTCCATCCGGAGCGTTTCGGGCGCCACGTCAAAGGGTTGGCCCGGACGGGGTACGCGACGGTCAGTCTCAGCCGCCTCACGGAAGCGTTCGCGACCGGCTCCGGCCTGCCGCCGAAGCCGATCGTTTTGACCTTTGACGACGGTTATGCCAATTTCGGGACCGAGGCCGCGCCGAGAATGGCGGCCCATGGCGCGAGCGGAACGGTCTTCGTGGTCAGTGGCCTCATCGGCGGACAGAACAAGTGGGATTCCGATCGTGGCGACGCCGTCGAACGGTTGCTCACGGCCGAGCAGATCGTCGAACTCGACAAGGCCGGATTCGAGGTGGGGTCCCATACGGTCGTCCACGCCCGGCTGACCGATTGCGACGACGACCGCCTCCGGGACGAACTGGTCAGGTCACGGGAAGACCTAAGTACCCTGTTGAACAAGGACGTCACGCAGTTCTGTTATCCTTATGGCGCCCACGACGGGAGGGTGAGGGCGGCCGTTAGGGACGCGGGATATGCCGCGGCGTGTTCGGTGGAGAAAGGATGCAACGACCCGGAGACGGACCGGTACCGCTGGAAGCGGATCAACGTCCGAAGCGACACGACGACCCCGATCCTCTTTTGGAAGATCTGGCGGGCGAGCCGTCGAAGCCCGGCGGTCGGTTAA
- a CDS encoding VOC family protein — protein MGPELTPHVSLTVTDVDGAARFYSDVFGWRLVDTTPEWTEMASGPFRLYLVRDDGPSPMFAVSVDDVDDAKSTAVQRGCSVVGEKDGEVFVTDPFGHSFCLTRKA, from the coding sequence ATGGGTCCGGAACTGACCCCGCACGTTTCGCTCACCGTCACCGACGTCGACGGAGCCGCCCGGTTCTACTCGGACGTCTTCGGCTGGCGTCTCGTCGATACGACCCCCGAATGGACCGAGATGGCGTCGGGGCCCTTCCGGCTCTACTTGGTCCGCGACGACGGCCCGAGCCCGATGTTCGCGGTCTCGGTGGACGACGTCGACGACGCGAAGTCGACGGCCGTCCAGAGGGGCTGCTCCGTCGTAGGCGAGAAAGACGGCGAAGTCTTCGTGACCGATCCTTTCGGGCATTCGTTCTGCCTGACGCGCAAAGCCTGA
- a CDS encoding carbohydrate-binding family 9-like protein, translated as MEPVLIPPHPRGYVCVRAKHAPQLTGRLDDPAWLDAPWSLEFVDIEGEVRPKPWFRTRVKMLWDDDYFYVGAEMEEPHVWATQTVHDCVIFHENDFEVFIDPDGDNHDYYEYEINALGTDWDLRLPKPYRDGGPALNDWEIPGLKKAVHVSGTINDPGDTDKGWSMELAFPWKVLGEFARCPAPPRPGHQWRVNFSRVQWDLRIVEGRYEKVPDHPEHNWVWSPQGVVDMHRPETWGYVQFEDERKPFRKDSDWDATCKVMSVYWAQRTFKEAHGRYAATSEELGTEYKDVHVTPTETGYRAGAMGAKGWVFVREDSLLSKGS; from the coding sequence ATTGAACCCGTGTTGATTCCGCCTCACCCAAGAGGCTACGTCTGTGTCCGTGCCAAGCACGCTCCACAGTTGACGGGCAGGCTCGACGACCCCGCATGGCTCGACGCCCCTTGGTCGTTGGAGTTCGTCGACATCGAAGGCGAGGTCCGTCCGAAGCCGTGGTTCAGGACGCGGGTCAAGATGCTTTGGGACGACGACTACTTCTATGTCGGTGCCGAAATGGAGGAGCCGCACGTCTGGGCGACGCAGACCGTCCACGATTGCGTCATTTTCCATGAGAACGACTTCGAGGTCTTCATCGATCCCGATGGCGACAACCACGACTACTATGAGTACGAGATCAACGCGTTAGGGACGGATTGGGACCTCAGGTTGCCGAAACCCTACCGGGACGGCGGCCCAGCGTTGAACGATTGGGAGATCCCGGGCCTGAAGAAGGCCGTCCACGTGTCGGGGACGATCAACGATCCCGGTGACACGGACAAGGGGTGGAGTATGGAGCTGGCGTTCCCTTGGAAAGTCCTCGGCGAGTTCGCCCGATGTCCGGCACCTCCGCGACCCGGACACCAGTGGCGCGTCAACTTTTCGCGGGTGCAATGGGACTTGAGGATCGTCGAAGGCAGGTACGAGAAAGTCCCGGATCATCCGGAGCACAACTGGGTCTGGTCACCACAGGGCGTCGTCGACATGCACAGGCCGGAAACCTGGGGATACGTCCAGTTCGAAGACGAGCGGAAACCGTTCCGAAAGGACTCGGACTGGGACGCCACGTGCAAAGTGATGTCCGTGTACTGGGCCCAACGGACGTTCAAGGAAGCGCACGGACGTTACGCGGCGACTTCGGAAGAACTGGGCACGGAGTACAAGGACGTCCACGTGACACCTACCGAAACAGGCTATCGGGCCGGCGCGATGGGAGCGAAAGGTTGGGTCTTCGTCCGTGAAGACTCGCTGCTCTCGAAGGGTTCGTGA
- a CDS encoding prepilin-type N-terminal cleavage/methylation domain-containing protein — MKRGFTLIELLVVIAIIAILAAILFPVFAQAKEAAKKAGCLSNEKQLATSLFLYAGDNEDTLCQTSWESDGSHPYQVHWTYLLQPYVKNWGIFTCPSDADAVKPAKPCPNGVEDFGKLPMVCDWQAPAYSVIPNYNALPAHDWLPGPMTQFSDVANVILVTERRNKLDKGNTIGPHKGVSGFNPSQPCPGTSYKKVTQSEAESHLRNDTNDKFDIVRVKWDRHAQGANYCYADGHARHTKLGRTLQPESYQYGDQWYRSPAPWNEDCY, encoded by the coding sequence ATGAAGCGAGGCTTCACGCTTATCGAACTCCTGGTCGTCATCGCGATCATCGCCATTCTGGCCGCCATCCTCTTCCCGGTCTTCGCCCAAGCCAAAGAGGCGGCCAAAAAGGCAGGTTGTCTCAGTAACGAGAAGCAACTCGCGACGTCGCTGTTCCTCTATGCCGGCGACAACGAAGACACGCTGTGCCAGACGAGCTGGGAGAGCGACGGATCGCACCCGTACCAAGTGCACTGGACGTACCTGCTTCAGCCGTACGTCAAGAACTGGGGGATCTTCACGTGCCCGTCGGACGCCGACGCGGTCAAACCCGCCAAACCTTGTCCCAACGGTGTCGAAGATTTCGGCAAGCTCCCGATGGTCTGCGACTGGCAGGCACCGGCCTATTCCGTGATCCCGAACTATAACGCACTGCCCGCCCACGACTGGCTCCCTGGCCCGATGACGCAGTTTTCGGACGTCGCGAACGTCATCCTCGTGACCGAACGGCGCAACAAGTTGGACAAAGGGAACACGATCGGCCCGCACAAAGGGGTGAGCGGGTTCAACCCGAGTCAGCCTTGCCCCGGCACGAGTTACAAGAAGGTCACGCAATCCGAAGCGGAGTCCCACTTACGGAACGACACGAACGACAAGTTCGACATCGTCCGCGTCAAGTGGGACAGGCACGCTCAAGGGGCCAACTACTGCTATGCGGACGGTCACGCGCGCCACACGAAACTCGGGCGGACGCTCCAACCCGAGAGCTACCAGTACGGCGACCAGTGGTACCGCAGTCCGGCACCCTGGAACGAAGACTGCTACTGA
- a CDS encoding zinc ribbon domain-containing protein, with translation MTTCLSSTCRQIIEDDYSFCPFCGTDNRPPSHRMPVGHHTHLYPEGAKYCTSCGALDELRIIKAIDAEKGKKITMVGAGILVAAIVLFLIVAAVDTANFNRMMAERNRIEAEGKLDEGDRGPTFQLSPLGPVPIFIGLIGAVVTVTGAVMWINNAKQPDVTDLA, from the coding sequence ATGACCACGTGTCTTTCGTCCACGTGCCGGCAGATCATCGAGGACGATTACAGTTTTTGTCCGTTTTGCGGGACGGACAACCGCCCGCCGAGCCATCGGATGCCGGTCGGTCACCACACCCACCTTTATCCCGAGGGGGCCAAGTACTGCACGAGCTGCGGGGCCTTGGACGAACTACGGATCATCAAGGCGATCGACGCCGAGAAGGGGAAAAAGATCACGATGGTCGGCGCAGGGATCCTGGTGGCCGCGATCGTCCTGTTCCTGATCGTCGCGGCCGTCGACACGGCGAACTTCAACAGGATGATGGCCGAACGGAACCGGATCGAAGCCGAAGGCAAACTCGACGAGGGCGACCGTGGCCCCACGTTCCAGTTGTCCCCGCTCGGGCCCGTCCCGATCTTTATCGGCCTTATCGGTGCCGTCGTGACCGTTACCGGCGCGGTCATGTGGATCAATAACGCGAAGCAGCCCGACGTCACCGACCTGGCTTGA
- the dnaK gene encoding molecular chaperone DnaK encodes MGRVVGIDLGTTNSVVAIMEGGEPNVISTAEGTRTLPSVVAFKATGERLVGVTAKRQAVTNPGNTVASIKRFMGHSVSEVREETKRVSYKVVEGKNGAAAVHIPAVDKTFTPEEISSMILQKLKADAEAYLGETVDQAVITVPAYFNDSQRTATKNAGEIAGLKVLRIINEPTAASLAYGLDKKSNETILVFDLGGGTFDVSILDVGDGVFEVKSTAGDSHLGGDDFDQKIVDHIANEFMKQHGIDLRKDTKALQRLREAAEKAKIELSSQVTTDINLPFITAIENEPVHLEMNLSRAQFEGLCADLLKRIESPMKSALTDSKLDLKDINEVILVGGSTRMPMVQDLVKRLTGKEPNKSVNPDEVVAVGAAIQAGVLGGDVRDILLLDVTPLSLGVETQGGVLDKLIERNTTIPTKKSRTYTTAVDNQTEVTIHILQGERPMAKDNKSLGQFNLSGIPPAPARVPQIEVTFDIDANGILNVSAQDKATGNQQKITITGSGNLGNDEIDRMVKEAESNADLDARLREVAELRNDADRLVFTVEKAIKDLGDKVEEAERTEIEAKVAAVKEAKERDDVEGLRSAFQELEQVSHSLSQKLYEQAGSGSQEEPVGAGVGAGKKDEDVIDAEFKEEK; translated from the coding sequence ATGGGAAGAGTCGTAGGAATCGACCTCGGGACGACGAACAGCGTCGTCGCGATCATGGAAGGAGGCGAGCCGAACGTCATCAGTACGGCCGAAGGCACGCGGACCCTTCCGAGCGTCGTCGCGTTCAAAGCGACGGGTGAGCGCCTCGTCGGCGTCACGGCCAAGCGACAAGCCGTCACGAACCCCGGCAACACCGTGGCCAGCATCAAACGGTTCATGGGCCACAGCGTCAGCGAAGTCCGCGAAGAGACCAAGCGCGTCAGCTACAAAGTGGTCGAAGGGAAGAACGGTGCCGCCGCCGTCCACATCCCCGCCGTGGACAAGACGTTCACGCCGGAAGAGATCAGTTCGATGATCCTCCAGAAGTTGAAGGCCGACGCCGAAGCCTATCTCGGCGAGACGGTCGACCAGGCGGTCATCACGGTTCCGGCCTACTTCAACGACAGTCAACGCACGGCGACGAAGAACGCGGGCGAAATCGCGGGCCTCAAGGTGCTGCGGATCATCAACGAACCGACCGCTGCCTCCCTTGCCTACGGTCTGGACAAAAAGTCGAACGAGACGATCTTGGTCTTCGACCTGGGCGGCGGAACGTTCGACGTCTCGATCCTCGACGTCGGCGACGGCGTGTTCGAAGTCAAATCGACGGCCGGTGACAGCCACCTCGGCGGCGACGACTTCGACCAGAAGATCGTCGATCATATCGCCAACGAGTTCATGAAGCAGCACGGCATCGATCTGCGCAAGGACACCAAGGCGCTTCAACGCTTGCGAGAGGCGGCCGAGAAGGCTAAGATCGAGCTGTCCAGCCAGGTGACGACGGACATCAACCTGCCGTTCATCACCGCGATCGAGAACGAGCCCGTCCACCTCGAGATGAATCTGAGCAGGGCTCAGTTCGAGGGCCTGTGCGCCGATCTGTTGAAGCGGATCGAGTCTCCGATGAAGAGCGCCTTGACCGATTCGAAGCTCGACTTGAAGGACATCAACGAAGTCATCCTTGTCGGCGGTTCGACCCGGATGCCGATGGTCCAAGACCTCGTGAAAAGGTTGACGGGCAAGGAGCCCAACAAGAGCGTGAACCCGGACGAAGTCGTCGCCGTCGGAGCCGCGATCCAAGCGGGCGTGCTCGGTGGAGACGTCCGGGACATCCTCTTATTGGACGTCACGCCGTTGAGCCTCGGCGTCGAGACGCAGGGCGGAGTCCTGGACAAGCTGATCGAACGGAACACGACGATTCCGACCAAGAAGAGCCGCACGTATACGACCGCGGTCGACAACCAGACCGAGGTCACGATCCATATCCTTCAAGGCGAGCGACCGATGGCCAAGGACAATAAGAGCCTTGGTCAGTTCAACCTCAGCGGGATCCCGCCCGCCCCGGCCCGGGTGCCGCAGATCGAAGTGACCTTCGACATCGACGCGAACGGCATTCTGAACGTCAGCGCTCAGGACAAAGCGACGGGCAACCAGCAGAAGATCACGATCACGGGCTCGGGCAACCTGGGCAACGACGAGATCGACCGCATGGTCAAGGAAGCCGAGTCGAACGCCGACCTCGATGCGCGGCTCCGTGAAGTCGCCGAACTTCGTAACGACGCCGACCGACTGGTCTTCACCGTCGAAAAGGCGATCAAGGACCTTGGCGACAAGGTGGAAGAAGCCGAACGGACGGAGATCGAGGCCAAGGTCGCGGCCGTGAAGGAAGCGAAGGAGCGCGACGACGTCGAAGGCCTGCGCAGCGCGTTCCAAGAGCTCGAACAGGTCTCGCACTCGCTCTCGCAGAAACTGTACGAGCAGGCGGGCAGCGGTTCCCAAGAGGAGCCTGTCGGTGCCGGCGTCGGTGCCGGGAAGAAGGACGAGGACGTCATCGACGCCGAGTTCAAAGAAGAGAAGTAA
- a CDS encoding TerC family protein — MPSLADPQVWISLLTLTVLEIVLGVDNVVFISIMAGKLKAEERKKAWNAGLMLALVARLVLLGGLSLILKLEQGLFPIAGRTITGRDLVLLAGGLFLIWKAVKEIHGKLEGEEHGVDKAVSAFGAVVVQLAILNLVFSLDSVLTAIGMTKVYGVMVAAIVLSTAFMLGFARPVGEFVEKHPTVKMLGLAFLILIGVNLVAEGTHFEIPKGYTYFAMAFSVGVEMLNLKMKKAAKPVVLREPHLSESET, encoded by the coding sequence ATGCCTTCTTTAGCCGATCCTCAGGTTTGGATCAGCCTGCTCACGTTGACGGTCTTAGAGATCGTCCTCGGCGTGGACAACGTCGTGTTCATCTCGATCATGGCGGGCAAATTAAAGGCCGAGGAGCGGAAGAAAGCCTGGAACGCGGGGCTTATGCTCGCGCTGGTCGCGCGGCTCGTCCTCCTTGGGGGCTTGTCGTTGATCCTGAAGCTCGAACAGGGGCTCTTCCCCATCGCAGGGCGGACGATCACGGGGCGCGACCTTGTCCTCCTCGCGGGCGGACTGTTCCTGATCTGGAAGGCGGTCAAGGAGATCCATGGAAAGCTGGAAGGCGAGGAGCACGGCGTCGACAAAGCCGTGTCCGCTTTCGGGGCGGTGGTCGTCCAGCTTGCCATCCTGAACCTGGTGTTCTCGTTGGACTCCGTTTTGACCGCGATCGGTATGACCAAGGTGTATGGCGTCATGGTCGCGGCGATCGTGCTGTCCACAGCGTTCATGCTCGGCTTCGCACGGCCCGTCGGCGAGTTCGTCGAGAAGCATCCGACGGTCAAGATGCTGGGACTGGCGTTCCTCATCCTGATCGGTGTCAACCTTGTCGCCGAAGGGACGCACTTCGAAATCCCGAAGGGCTACACGTACTTTGCGATGGCGTTCTCCGTCGGGGTCGAAATGCTGAACCTCAAGATGAAGAAGGCGGCAAAGCCCGTCGTGCTTCGGGAACCACACTTGAGCGAAAGCGAAACCTGA